A genomic region of Granulicella cerasi contains the following coding sequences:
- a CDS encoding phospholipase D-like domain-containing protein produces the protein MKLLVQPEDGIKPILDGLAKAEKRIRILIFRFDRVEIEKALVQAVERGVTVEALIAYTNQGEEKNLRKLEMRLLERGITVMRTNNDLVRYHGKMMIIDDRTLYIFGYNFTHLDIDLSRSFGIVTKKPGVVREAVRLFEADAHRKEYTSGNKDLVVSPVNARERLIDFVEGARKSLCLYEMKFSDREFMSLLDKKMSEGVEVRVLSRAASKARSIPVRKLAGRLHLRAIMRDGEHAFVGSQSLRRLELEARREIGITFRDSSVVAEMEKIFEKDWKKSEVFIENDALVQAINIPAKKVAKAVAKHVAVKPMIEQVLDKVVDQKDASFEPAEVAQAVREAFHEEMESTVKDVLRELVSAAAGAEVALNKK, from the coding sequence TTGAAACTGTTGGTGCAACCCGAAGACGGGATCAAACCGATTCTCGATGGCCTCGCAAAGGCAGAGAAGCGCATCCGCATTCTCATCTTCCGCTTTGACCGCGTGGAGATTGAGAAGGCGCTGGTGCAGGCCGTGGAGCGCGGCGTCACCGTCGAAGCGCTGATCGCATATACCAATCAGGGCGAGGAGAAAAACCTCCGCAAGCTCGAGATGAGGCTCTTGGAGCGCGGCATCACCGTGATGCGAACGAACAACGATCTCGTGCGTTATCACGGCAAGATGATGATCATTGACGATCGCACTCTCTACATCTTCGGCTACAACTTCACGCATCTCGACATTGACCTCAGCAGGTCCTTTGGCATCGTGACGAAGAAGCCGGGCGTGGTTCGTGAGGCGGTCCGTCTATTCGAGGCGGACGCACACCGCAAAGAATATACGTCGGGCAACAAGGATCTCGTCGTGAGCCCCGTCAACGCGCGCGAGCGGCTCATCGACTTTGTCGAAGGCGCTCGCAAGAGTCTTTGCCTCTACGAGATGAAGTTCAGTGATCGCGAGTTCATGAGTCTGCTTGATAAGAAGATGTCTGAGGGCGTGGAGGTTCGCGTGCTCTCTCGCGCTGCATCGAAGGCCCGTTCAATCCCAGTACGCAAGCTCGCTGGGCGACTGCATCTGCGTGCGATCATGCGTGACGGTGAACACGCGTTCGTGGGCAGCCAGAGTCTGCGACGGCTGGAGCTTGAGGCGCGGCGCGAGATCGGGATCACCTTTCGCGACAGCAGCGTGGTCGCGGAGATGGAGAAGATCTTCGAGAAAGACTGGAAGAAGTCTGAGGTTTTCATCGAGAATGACGCGCTCGTGCAGGCCATCAATATTCCAGCGAAGAAGGTCGCCAAGGCCGTGGCGAAGCACGTTGCGGTGAAGCCCATGATCGAGCAGGTGCTCGACAAGGTTGTAGACCAGAAGGACGCTTCCTTTGAACCAGCGGAGGTGGCACAAGCTGTCCGCGAAGCCTTCCATGAAGAGATGGAGAGCACCGTGAAAGACGTTTTGCGTGAGTTGGTGAGTGCAGCTGCGGGCGCGGAGGTTGCGCTCAATAAGAAGTAA
- a CDS encoding ABC transporter ATP-binding protein: MQASSANEPIVEFRGVSIAFDGVSVLRDVSFRVMHGETRMILGPAGGGKSVLMKLANGLLMPDAGEVLIFGKSLSSMSKNEIYAMRARVGMVFQESALFDSLNVEDNVAYRLEEEHVPFDEVHERVVEALRFVELEKAINKFPAELSGGMRRRVSIARAIISKPDLILYDSPTAGLDPITSTTIIELVVKQRDVSQTTSLLITHRLQDAFTMATHRYDVTSNDMVPLPAGEVDSSVRFLVLHEGSILFDGTTLELTHSTDPWLKAYLA, from the coding sequence ATGCAGGCGTCTTCAGCAAACGAACCCATCGTCGAGTTTCGTGGCGTCTCCATTGCTTTCGATGGAGTTTCCGTACTTCGCGATGTGAGCTTCCGCGTGATGCACGGCGAGACGCGGATGATCCTCGGCCCGGCGGGTGGCGGAAAATCTGTGCTGATGAAGCTCGCCAACGGGCTGTTGATGCCCGATGCAGGCGAGGTGCTCATCTTTGGCAAATCGCTCAGCAGCATGAGCAAGAATGAAATCTATGCAATGCGTGCACGCGTCGGAATGGTCTTTCAGGAATCCGCTCTCTTCGACTCTCTGAACGTCGAAGACAACGTCGCCTACAGGCTCGAAGAAGAGCATGTTCCCTTCGACGAGGTGCATGAGCGTGTCGTCGAAGCGCTGCGCTTCGTTGAACTCGAGAAGGCGATCAACAAATTTCCAGCAGAGCTTTCCGGCGGTATGCGTCGTCGCGTCTCGATCGCGCGTGCCATCATTTCGAAACCCGACCTGATCCTCTACGACTCGCCCACTGCAGGTCTGGATCCGATCACATCAACCACGATCATCGAACTCGTAGTGAAGCAGCGAGACGTCTCGCAGACGACCTCGCTGCTCATCACACATCGACTGCAGGACGCCTTCACCATGGCGACTCATCGCTATGACGTGACTTCGAATGACATGGTGCCGCTCCCAGCAGGCGAGGTCGACTCCAGCGTCCGATTCCTCGTTCTGCACGAAGGCTCCATACTCTTCGACGGAACGACGCTTGAGCTCACGCACAGCACCGATCCGTGGCTGAAGGCATACCTCGCCTGA
- a CDS encoding PP2C family protein-serine/threonine phosphatase: MGLLRRSNQDSFGLDEALQLFVVCDGMGGSAAGEVASSLAVKTFLHTAQQELLLGAASPVKTRNALWRATLASNRAVYAKAGSAAEFQGMGTTLVGAVVEDSLLTLINVGDSRGYLVRNGIAYQLTLDHSYVAESVRRGLMTEEQARHSAMQSVITRAVGTEVDVHPEIFEEPLEAGDVLLLASDGLTRHVSDAAIAEVLSQQGQSAVEGCRLLIELAKEDGGTDNITCMVVRFSDADSEPRPGMTPWLDAQ, translated from the coding sequence ATGGGCTTGCTGCGACGCAGTAACCAGGACAGCTTCGGCCTCGATGAGGCGCTGCAGTTGTTTGTGGTGTGCGACGGCATGGGCGGCAGCGCCGCTGGCGAAGTCGCAAGCAGTCTCGCGGTGAAGACGTTTCTGCATACCGCTCAACAGGAGTTGCTGCTGGGCGCGGCGAGTCCGGTGAAGACACGCAACGCACTTTGGCGCGCCACGCTGGCTTCGAATCGCGCGGTCTATGCGAAGGCTGGATCGGCAGCAGAGTTTCAGGGCATGGGGACGACGCTGGTCGGCGCAGTGGTAGAAGACTCACTGCTGACGTTGATCAACGTAGGCGACAGCCGGGGATACCTTGTGCGTAACGGCATCGCCTATCAGCTTACGTTGGATCACAGCTACGTGGCAGAGAGCGTGCGGCGCGGTCTGATGACAGAAGAACAGGCGCGCCATTCCGCGATGCAGTCTGTGATCACGCGGGCGGTGGGAACCGAGGTGGATGTTCATCCAGAGATATTCGAAGAGCCGCTCGAGGCGGGGGACGTCTTGTTGCTCGCCAGCGATGGCCTGACGCGCCACGTTTCCGATGCCGCTATCGCCGAGGTTTTGAGCCAGCAGGGACAGTCGGCTGTTGAAGGATGTCGCCTCTTGATTGAGCTGGCAAAAGAAGACGGCGGCACGGACAATATCACCTGCATGGTTGTCCGATTTTCTGATGCCGACAGTGAGCCTCGCCCAGGTATGACGCCCTGGTTGGATGCGCAGTAG
- a CDS encoding MlaE family ABC transporter permease, which translates to MNLVSPGSYAKSIVAAVQEYALLSGSAIANIFRKPRYIADTFAQMDSIGVGSLPIVLLTGFFTGCVLALQSATSLKEFGAIEMTGRLVTLSMVKELGPVLTGLMVSGRNASGMASELGSMKVSEQIDAMRALGTDPIAKLVTPRLVACVLMLFFLSIIANACGIAGGCVVSVLLLKLNGSSFFHTGYMSLRYGDVVEGLVKPLFSGFIIATIGCFYGLRTTGGTRGVGKATTQAVVSSSVLIILCDFLVTQLMIGIFGR; encoded by the coding sequence ATGAACCTCGTATCACCAGGATCCTACGCGAAGAGCATCGTTGCCGCAGTGCAGGAGTATGCCCTGCTTTCCGGTAGCGCCATCGCGAATATCTTTCGCAAACCTCGGTACATCGCCGACACCTTCGCCCAAATGGACTCCATCGGCGTCGGCTCGCTGCCGATCGTCCTGCTGACAGGTTTCTTCACCGGATGCGTGCTGGCGTTGCAATCGGCCACCTCGCTCAAGGAGTTTGGCGCCATCGAAATGACCGGTCGCCTGGTCACCTTGTCGATGGTGAAGGAACTCGGCCCCGTGCTCACAGGCCTGATGGTTTCCGGGCGTAACGCCTCGGGCATGGCGTCGGAGCTTGGATCGATGAAGGTATCCGAGCAGATTGACGCGATGCGCGCACTCGGCACGGACCCCATCGCGAAACTCGTCACGCCGCGCCTGGTCGCCTGCGTGCTCATGCTGTTCTTTCTCTCGATCATCGCAAACGCCTGCGGCATTGCCGGCGGCTGCGTGGTTTCAGTGCTGCTGCTGAAGCTGAATGGCTCCAGCTTCTTCCATACGGGTTATATGTCGTTGCGGTACGGCGACGTAGTGGAAGGTCTCGTAAAGCCGCTCTTTTCCGGCTTCATCATCGCGACGATCGGCTGCTTCTACGGCCTTCGCACCACGGGTGGAACGCGTGGCGTGGGCAAGGCGACGACGCAGGCCGTCGTTTCCTCCTCCGTGCTCATCATCCTGTGCGACTTCCTCGTCACCCAGTTGATGATCGGCATCTTCGGACGATAA
- a CDS encoding dienelactone hydrolase family protein, producing MVLTEEFVDIETSTGAMRTHIMRPAREGRFPGILFYSEIFQITAPVRRLMAQIASFGYIVAAPEIYHEYEPLGTVLGYDQAGSDRGNELKTTKPLAGYDADARAVLEHLAVREDCNGSLGTMGICIGGHLAFRAAMNPQVRGAVCFYATDIHKGSLGQGMKDDSLARAGDIKGELLMVWGRQDPHIPTEGRMLLLNRLNEVGAKLNWHEVNGAHAFLRDEGVRYDPELARALVGLALDLFHRTLAIG from the coding sequence ATGGTACTTACCGAAGAGTTCGTCGACATCGAAACATCGACCGGCGCCATGCGCACGCACATCATGCGCCCTGCGCGCGAAGGTCGTTTCCCGGGCATTCTTTTCTACTCCGAGATCTTCCAGATCACAGCCCCGGTACGACGCCTGATGGCACAGATCGCGAGCTTCGGATATATCGTTGCGGCCCCGGAGATTTATCACGAGTACGAGCCGCTCGGCACGGTGCTTGGATACGATCAGGCTGGATCAGATCGCGGGAATGAGCTGAAGACCACGAAGCCGCTCGCCGGATATGACGCCGACGCTCGAGCTGTTCTCGAACACCTTGCGGTGCGCGAGGATTGCAATGGTTCGCTGGGCACGATGGGGATCTGCATCGGTGGTCACCTGGCGTTCCGCGCAGCGATGAACCCGCAGGTGCGTGGAGCGGTTTGCTTCTATGCGACGGACATCCACAAGGGAAGCCTCGGCCAAGGCATGAAGGACGATTCGCTCGCACGTGCCGGCGACATCAAGGGCGAGTTGCTGATGGTCTGGGGCCGCCAGGACCCGCATATCCCCACGGAAGGACGCATGCTGCTGCTCAACCGTCTGAACGAAGTAGGCGCGAAGCTCAACTGGCACGAAGTGAACGGTGCCCATGCGTTTCTGCGGGACGAGGGCGTGCGCTATGACCCCGAGCTTGCGCGCGCGCTCGTCGGGCTCGCGCTCGATCTCTTCCATCGGACGCTGGCTATCGGCTAG